One Rhinoraja longicauda isolate Sanriku21f chromosome 21, sRhiLon1.1, whole genome shotgun sequence genomic region harbors:
- the tekt4 gene encoding tektin-4: protein MSVGEVLVSHPQVARCIPEEELPCKPYCMIKNMGLHSSAGLATAGFRTAKYIPEEWMQNNYSKFYQSFADRDTAENLRNESKSLIVEREKLTQDTQASSTKKLGERLEDIFFWKSELKREIEDLLAETELLLERKRRLEIALDATEIAMFISTDNLQNRERRQGPDLVKDVVEDELLTEVDLIQNVQGVLRRSLDQVNIQIRKNRDAKELLEMDWSDKYEAYKIDVKAGGLNNQSTNIQFHPNSSKFEDNSSTPETWAQFTHCNIYKAERERMNSINLRALVDNVLQETSEDLRAQYDRVNAAFTKRLEELYDTKAKLDHHLRKLLEQIAAQERNIANLKQAIKDKEAPLKVAQTRLYERTYRQNVELTRDPAQMNLICEVGEISESIALLKQKLRDAQMSLENMENTRMTLEKEIAIKENSIFIDSEKCLKHRERYPTVVRLAGYQ, encoded by the exons ATGTCTGTTGGAGAGGTTCTGGTGAGCCACCCTCAGGTAGCGCGGTGTATACCCGAGGAGGAATTGCCTTGCAAGCCATATTGCATGATCAAGAACATGGGTTTGCATTCCTCGGCGGGACTGGCCACGGCCGGCTTCCGCACGGCCAAGTACATCCCTGAAGAATGGATGCAAAACAACTACTCGAAGTTCTACCAGTCTTTCGCCGACCGGGACACGGCGGAGAACTTGCGCAACGAGTCCAAGTCTCTGATCGTGGAGAGGGAGAAGTTGACTCAAGACACCCAGGCCAGCTCCACCAAGAAGCTGGGCGAGAGGTTGGAAGATATCTTCTTCTGGAAGTCGGAGCTCaagagggaaatcgaggacctgcTCGCCGAGACCGAGCTTCTACTGGAGAGGAAGAGGCGGCTGGAAATTGCCCTGGACGCCACCGAGATAGCCATGTTCATCTCCACGGACAACCTGCAGAACAGGGAGAGGAGGCAAGGTCCTGACCTGGTCAAGGATGTCGTGGAGGATGAACTACTCACG GAGGTTGATCTGATTCAGAATGTACAAGGAGTTTTGAGGCGATCTTTGGATCAGGTCAATATTCAGATAAG GAAGAACAGAGATGCCAAGGAACTTTTGGAAATGGACTGGTCTGACAAATATGAAGCCTACAAAATTGATGTCAAGGCTGGTGGGCTCAATAATCAGAGCACAAATATTCAGTTCCATCCAAACTCCTCCAAGTTTGAAGACAA TTCGTCTACTCCGGAGACCTGGGCCCAGTTCACTCACTGTAACATCTACAAGGCTGAACGGGAGAGGATGAATTCCATTAACCTTCGGGCCCTGGTTGACAATGTGCTACAGGAGACGTCCGAAGATCTACGTGCACAATACGACAGAGTCAACGCTGCCTTTACCAAGCGCTTGGAAGAGCTCTATGATACAAAGGCCAAGTTAGACCATCATCTGAGAAAG TTACTTGAACAAATTGCAGCTCAGGAGAGAAACATCGCCAATCTGAAACAGGCCATAAAGGACAAGGAAGCTCCACTCAAGGTGGCTCAAACAAGACTGTATGAGAGAACCTACAGGCAAAACGTAGAactcaccagagacccggctcaaATGAA CTTGATTTGCGAAGTTGGGGAAATCTCGGAGTCCATCGCACTCCTGAAGCAGAAGCTCAGGGATGCCCAAATGTCGCTGGAAAACATGGAGAACACACGGATGACTCTTGAGAAGGAAATCGCAATAAAAGAAAACAGTATATTTATTGATAGCGAAAAGTGCTTGAAACACCGTGAACGATACCCAACTGTAGTTAGATTGGCAGGTTATCAATAA